CTGGACGTAGCGCAGAAACAGCTGGAACTGCTGCTGGCCGGCTCCCGCGTGGAAGACATAGCCCAGGCCCTCGCCCAGTACAACCAGGCCAAGGCCAACCTAACTATCAGGGAGCAAAACCTGAAAGACGCCGTTCTCTACGCTCCGAGCGACGCCGTGGTGCGCAACCGCATTCTGGAAAAGGGGGACATGGCCTCCCCCCAGAAACCCGTTTACAACCTCTCCCTGACCCACACCAAATGGGTGAGAGCGTACCTCACGGAATCCCAGCTGGGGAAAGTCAAGCCCGGCTTCTCCGCCACCGTCCATAACGACAGCTTCCCCGGCACGGACTTCAAGGGAACGGTGGGATTCATCTCCTCCGTTGCGGAATTCACGCCTAAAAACGTGGAAACGCCGGACCTCAGAACGGCCCTGGTCTATGAAGTGCGCATCATCGTGGACGATCCGGACAACCGGCTGCGCCTGGGAGCCCCGGCCACGGTCACCATCCCCCTGGACCAGGAAAGCGGCCGGCCCGCTCCGGAACACTCCAGGCCATGAATGCAGACTCCCGCCTCCTGATCGACTGCCGGAACGTCCGCAAAATGTTTCCGGACCCGGCAGGCGTCCCCTTTGCGGCGGTGGACGCCGTCTCCTTCCGCCTCTCCTCCGGGGAAATCGTGGGGCTGCTGGGGCCGGACGGCGCGGGAAAAACCACTCTCATCCGCCTGATTACGGGGCTGATGAAACCGCATGAGGGCTCCATCTTCGTCCTGAATCTGGACTCCGTGAAAAAAAGCCGGGCCATTCAATCCTCCATCGGCTACATGCCGCAGAAATTCGGCCTGTACGAGGACCTCACCGTCCGGGAAAACATGGAGCTTTACGCCCGCATGCACGGCGTCTCCGGCCAGGACCGGGAAAAACGCTTCCGCAGCCTCCTCTCCATGACCAGCCTGGAACGCTTCACCGGACGCCTGGCGGGCAAACTCTCCGGCGGCATGAAGCAAAAGCTGGGGCTGTGCTGCTCGCTGATCTCCTCCCCGCCCCTCATCCTGCTGGACGAACCTACGGTGGGCGTGGACCCCCTCTCCCGCCGGGAACTGTGGAACATCCTCGGGCAATTCTCCCATGAGGAAGGCGTGGGGGTACTCGTCAGCACCTCATACATGGATGAATCCGCCTACTGCAACAGAACCCTCATCATGTATCAGGGGCGGTTGCTCGTGGACGCGCCGCCCGCGGACGTCATCGCGCGCGCGGAAGGCATGTGCGTCACGGTACAAACCCCGGAAAAAATCAACACCCGCCAGTTCCAGAGCAGGCTGTCCGCCATGCCCGGCATCATCAACGCCACGCCCCAGGGAGGAACGGTCCGCATCATCCTGCCGCCGGACCACCCCACGCGGCAAAAACTGGAGGAATACCATCCGCAGCCGGGCAGTCCGGACTTCTCCGACGGCTTCATGACCCTGCTGGCGGAACAAACGGACCCGGCGCCCGAAGACGTTCCCGTTCCGGAAGGAAAACCGCTCCCGGAACAGGCGGCGGAAGGGGACGTCGTCATCCGGGTCACGGACCTCGTACGCCGATTCGGCAATTTCACCGCCGTCAACCACGTCAGCTTCTCCGTCCGGAAAGGGCAGGTCTTCGGCCTGCTGGGGCCGAACGGAGCGGGGAAAAGCACCACCTTCCGCATGCTCTGCGGGCTGCTGCCTGCCACCAGCGGCACGCTCAACGTAGCCGGGGCGGACCTGCGGACAGCCGCGGCCCGGGCACGGAGGAAAGTAGGGTACGTAGCCCAGAAATTCTCCATGTACGGCATGCTTACCACGCGGCAGAACCTGGAATTCTTCGCCGGGGCGTACGGCATGGCCGGGAAGGAGCGGAAGGACGCCATCCAGGCCATGGAAGAGGAATTCCGCCTCACCCCCTACATGGACTCTCCCGCCGCCCACCTGCCCGGCGGCTACAAGCAGCGCCTCAGCATGGCGTGCGGGCTGCTCCACTCCCCGGACATCCTCTTTCTGGACGAGCCCACCTCCGGCGCGGACCCGCTGGCGCGGCGCGACTTCTGGCTGCGCATCAACTCGCTGGCGGAAAAAGGCGTCACCATCATCATCACCACCCACTTCCTGGGAGAGGCGGAATTCTGCGACAACATGCTCATCATGATGGACGGCACCACGCTGGCGGAAGGCTCCCCGGATGAAATACGCAAACACGCGCCGCCCCGGGAGGACGGCGCGCCCGCCTCCCTGGAAGACGCCTTCCTGGCCATCACGGAACAATACATGAAGAAGGGAGGGGAAAACTCATGATCGCCTCCCTCAAACGCATCGGCGCCCTCATCGTCAAGGAACTCCACCAGGTAGTCCGGGACCCCGGTAACGTGGGGATCGCCGTCATCCTTCCCGCCGTGCTCCTGCTCCTCTTCGGCTACGGCATGAGCATGGACATCAAAAACGTGCGCATCGCGTACCTCGCGGTGCCGGCTTCCGGCCAGTCCACCAGCCTGGAAACGCGGCTCACCCTCTCCAAATACTTCCAGACCCGGCGCGTCTTTTCCTCCCATGAGGCGGAAGAACTGCTGCGCACCCATGAAGTGGACGCCTTCATCGCCCTGCAAAGCAACGCCCCGGACACCCTCAACGGCGGCATCACCAAAATCCAGATCGTCGTCAACGGCGTCAATGCCAACCAGGCCACCCTCATCCGCAGCTACCTTCAGGCGGTCGTCGGCTCCTGGGCCGCAGAACTGGCCGGGCAAACCGCCTCCGCCCTGGACGTGCAGGCGCGCACCCGCTTCAACGAAGCCAACGACAGCCACTACTACCTGGTGCCCGGGGTCATCGTCACCATCATGACCATGATCGGCGCGCTGCTCACCTCCCTGGTCATGGCGCGGGAATATGAACGGGGCACGCTGGAAAGCCTCTTCGTCACGCCCGTGGGCAGCGGGGAAATCCTCACCGCCAAGGCGGCCACCAACTTCCTGCTGGGCATGGTCAGCCTGGCCATCTCCATGGTCTTCGCCGCCTTCGTCTTTGACATCCCCATCCGCGGCTCCCTCCTCCTGCTGCTGGCCGTCTCCGCTCTGTTCCTCATCGTGGCGCTGGGTCTGGGGCTGGTCATCTCCACGGCCACGAAAAACCAGTTCCTGGCCTGCCAGTTCGCCATCATGGGCACCTTCATGCCCGCCCTGATGCTCTCCGGCTTCCTGTACGACATCCTCAACATGCCTCCCGCCGTCCGGGCCGTCACCTACCTCATCCCCGCGCGCTACTACGTCACCCTGCTCCAGACCCTGTTTCTGGCCGGGGACATCCCCTCCGTCATCATTCCGTGCTGCATCACACTGGGCGTCTTTGCCGTGGTCCTGATGAGCATCGCGCGCCTGAAAGCCCCCAAATCCCTTGAATAACGCCATGGACTTCTTCATCCGGTTAACCTCCCTCATCAAAAAGGAACTGCTGGCCGTGCTCAGGGACAAAAAAAGCCGGCTGGCCCTCATCATCCCTCCCGTCCTCCAAATCTGCATCTTCGGCTACGCAGCCACCATGAACGTCACCCGCGTCCCCTACGCCGTGCTGGACAAGGACGGAGGAGAACTGGCCGCCCAATACATCGCGGACCTGGAGGGAACGGGCATCTTCCGGAGGCAGGCCACGGCGGCCACGGAAAAAGACATCGACAGCCTGATCGACAGCCGGGACATCGTCCTGGGCCTGACCATTCCGCCGGACTTCTCCCGCAATCTGCAAACGGGGCGGCCCGCCTCGCTCCAGCTCATTGGAGACGGCCGAAACACGAACACCGCGGCCATCGCCCTCAGCTACGCCCAGCAAATCGCCTCCAACTTCGGGGCGGAACTCCTCGCCAAAAACGCAGCCGCCCCCCCGGTTGAAATAGAATCCCGCGCCTGGTTCAACCCCAACCTCATCACCCGCTGGTTCATCGTTCCCGGCCTGATCGCCGTGCTTGCCCTCATCGGGTCCGTGCTGTCCGGGGCCCTCTCCATCGCCCGGGAACGGGAGGAAGGCACCTTCGACCAGCTCCTGGTGGCTCCCTACACTCCCCGGGAAATCCTGCTGGGCAAGGGAATATCCACCGTGATCACCTCCATCATGCAGACCTTCTTCATCGTGCTGGTGGCCATGTTCTGGTTCCGCATCCCCTTCCAGGGCTCCATCTGGTTGCTCTCCGGCGCCATTCTTCTCTTCATCATTACGGGAGCGGCCATCGGCCTGTGCATCTCCTCCTTCTCCCAATCCCTGCAGCAGGCCATTGTGGGAACCTTCCTGCTCGTCGTCCCCACGGTCATGCTCTCCGGCTTCGCCACGCCCATCTCCAGCATGCCGGAATTCTTCCAGGACCTCACCCTGCTCAACCCCATGCGGTACGGCCTGGAACTCATCCAG
This genomic stretch from Akkermansia biwaensis harbors:
- a CDS encoding ABC transporter permease; the encoded protein is MIASLKRIGALIVKELHQVVRDPGNVGIAVILPAVLLLLFGYGMSMDIKNVRIAYLAVPASGQSTSLETRLTLSKYFQTRRVFSSHEAEELLRTHEVDAFIALQSNAPDTLNGGITKIQIVVNGVNANQATLIRSYLQAVVGSWAAELAGQTASALDVQARTRFNEANDSHYYLVPGVIVTIMTMIGALLTSLVMAREYERGTLESLFVTPVGSGEILTAKAATNFLLGMVSLAISMVFAAFVFDIPIRGSLLLLLAVSALFLIVALGLGLVISTATKNQFLACQFAIMGTFMPALMLSGFLYDILNMPPAVRAVTYLIPARYYVTLLQTLFLAGDIPSVIIPCCITLGVFAVVLMSIARLKAPKSLE
- a CDS encoding ABC transporter permease encodes the protein MDFFIRLTSLIKKELLAVLRDKKSRLALIIPPVLQICIFGYAATMNVTRVPYAVLDKDGGELAAQYIADLEGTGIFRRQATAATEKDIDSLIDSRDIVLGLTIPPDFSRNLQTGRPASLQLIGDGRNTNTAAIALSYAQQIASNFGAELLAKNAAAPPVEIESRAWFNPNLITRWFIVPGLIAVLALIGSVLSGALSIAREREEGTFDQLLVAPYTPREILLGKGISTVITSIMQTFFIVLVAMFWFRIPFQGSIWLLSGAILLFIITGAAIGLCISSFSQSLQQAIVGTFLLVVPTVMLSGFATPISSMPEFFQDLTLLNPMRYGLELIQRIFLEGAGFMDLWPLFGAITLVTIGTAAAAIFSFHRKIS
- a CDS encoding ATP-binding cassette domain-containing protein: MNADSRLLIDCRNVRKMFPDPAGVPFAAVDAVSFRLSSGEIVGLLGPDGAGKTTLIRLITGLMKPHEGSIFVLNLDSVKKSRAIQSSIGYMPQKFGLYEDLTVRENMELYARMHGVSGQDREKRFRSLLSMTSLERFTGRLAGKLSGGMKQKLGLCCSLISSPPLILLDEPTVGVDPLSRRELWNILGQFSHEEGVGVLVSTSYMDESAYCNRTLIMYQGRLLVDAPPADVIARAEGMCVTVQTPEKINTRQFQSRLSAMPGIINATPQGGTVRIILPPDHPTRQKLEEYHPQPGSPDFSDGFMTLLAEQTDPAPEDVPVPEGKPLPEQAAEGDVVIRVTDLVRRFGNFTAVNHVSFSVRKGQVFGLLGPNGAGKSTTFRMLCGLLPATSGTLNVAGADLRTAAARARRKVGYVAQKFSMYGMLTTRQNLEFFAGAYGMAGKERKDAIQAMEEEFRLTPYMDSPAAHLPGGYKQRLSMACGLLHSPDILFLDEPTSGADPLARRDFWLRINSLAEKGVTIIITTHFLGEAEFCDNMLIMMDGTTLAEGSPDEIRKHAPPREDGAPASLEDAFLAITEQYMKKGGENS
- a CDS encoding efflux RND transporter periplasmic adaptor subunit gives rise to the protein MRINIDMKKLVVILILLCAAGAAAWFIYREVPAGPEQEAVLYGNVDLRQVDLAFLISERIDSVLVDEGDTVTAGQKLATLETVRLEQAADEARQTAEAARQNYLRVKNGPRREEIAQARANVESAQATLNNAALRSKRLVALAESKSISRQEADDAVASQQVASANLDVAQKQLELLLAGSRVEDIAQALAQYNQAKANLTIREQNLKDAVLYAPSDAVVRNRILEKGDMASPQKPVYNLSLTHTKWVRAYLTESQLGKVKPGFSATVHNDSFPGTDFKGTVGFISSVAEFTPKNVETPDLRTALVYEVRIIVDDPDNRLRLGAPATVTIPLDQESGRPAPEHSRP